The DNA sequence CAACGGGCCTCTATCCCTACTCCATCATGACCTCTGTATTCACACCCGTAGCCCCCGACCAAACGCGCACACTCAAAGTCACCAGCACAGCTCAGGAATGGTGCGGACACACCTTTGCCCAAATAAACCATCGCAACGGCGAATACAAAGCCACACTGCGATCGTACTTTCAAAGCGATGGCGACCGCGACCTCACATTGCCCGGCGCCATCCTCGAAGACGAAATCTGGACGCGTATCCGACTGACACCCGACCGCTTGCCCACAGGTGAAATCCAGATCATCCCCGGCATGCTATTCCAGCGCCTGACACACACCCTCCCCGATGTCCAGACCGCCAATGCAGAACTCACTGCAGACGACGAGACCTCGGTTTACACCCTCGCGTACACCTCCATTGGCCGCAAACTCGCCATAACCTTTGAAAAAAACTACCCCCACGCCATCCTCGGCTGGGAAGAATCCACGCAACGCCGGGGTCGCTGGACCACGACCACAGCGCGCAAAACGCATGCTACAATGATCGACTACTGGAACAAAAACAAAGTTGAAGACATCGCCTATCGCGCACAACTGGGCTTAAAATAGTTGTTCATATCATGAGACTTGTCTATCTTTAACCATCTGAAATCCCATTGGTAGCCAAAAAACGTAGAGGCTGAAATGACCACGAAAAAAATAAAATTCATCGCCGGATTTGCCGTCATTATCGCCAGCTTACTCACCATGATCGTGTACAGCTCTGAAAAAATGTCGCTGTATTACCTCACCGTCTCCGAACTGCAAGCGCGCGAAACGGAATTTGCCAACACCCGCTTCAAACTCGCTGGCAAAGTCATCCCTGGCTCCATCATCTCTCGCGACGGCAACCGCACCGTCGAATTTGAAATCGCTGACCTCATCGACCAGGACCCATCTGCCAGCAAACGCACCATCCGCTACAGCGGCGTCGTACCCGACACCTTCCGCGAAGAAGCCGATGTCGTACTCGAAGGCAAAATCGGACCCAATGGCATCTTCGTAGCCGACGACATGCTCGCCAAATGCCCTTCAAAATACGAAAGCCAGAGCTACGAAGAAATCAAAGCGTCGTATAAATAAACGAGACCCGAACACATGCTCCCACAACTCGGCAACTTTCTTCTCTACCTCGCCCTATTCACCTCGGCTTATGCGGTAATCGCCGCAATATTAGCAGCCAAAACCCGGCGAATGGGCCTTATACTGAGCACGGAACGCGCAGTCCTCACGGGTTTTGTACTCTGCCTCTCCGCCATGGCCATCCTCGAAGTGCTCTTCCTCACAGACCGCTTCGACATCTACTACATCGCCACTCACTCCAGCCGCGACCTGCCCACCGGCTACAAATTCACAGCCGTCTGGTCCGGCATGCAGGGATCGCTCCTCCTCTGGGCATTGATCCTATCCGGATTCATATTCTTTGCCGTCATCAAAACCCGCGCCTTTCGCGGACCCCTCGCCTCTTATGCCACGGCCATCATGTCCTTCACACTGACCTTCTTCCTCGCGCTCATCTGCATCCACGAAAATCCATTTGTCACCATGCCGCGCGCCCTGCCCGATGGAACGGGCATGAACCCCCTGCTCGTCCACCCCGTCATGGCCATCCACCCCCCCATGCTCTATCACGGCTACGTCGGCTTTACCGTACCCTTTGCCTTTGCAATGGCCGCTCTCTTATCCAGACAAATCGACGAAGAATGGATTCGCACCACCCGCCGCTGGACCCTCCTCGCCTGGTTCTTCCTGGGCACGGGACAACTCCTCGGCGGCAAATGGGCTTATGTCGTACTCGGCTGGGGCGGATACTGGGGTTGGGACCCGGTCGAAAACGCCGCCCTCTTACCCTGGCTAACGGGCACGGCCTTTTTGCACTCCGTCATGATCCAGGAAAAAAAAGGCATGCTTAAAATCTGGAACATGGTCCTCATCATCGCCACCTACACCCTGTGCATCTACGGCACCTTCCTCACCCGAAGCGGCGTCGTATCTTCCGTACACGCGTTTGCCCAGTCCCCCATTGGACCCTGGTTTGGCGTCCTCGTCGTCCTGATCGTCATCTTCTCAAGCCTCCTCCTCGTCTCGCGCCTGGACCTGCTCAAAACCAGAACCCAATACGAATCCCCCATCTCCCGCGAGGGTGGTTTTTTGCTCAACAACCTGCTCTTCCTCACCGCCACATTCGCCGTCTTCTGGGGCGTCATGTTTCCCGTGATCTCCGAAGCCGTTACCGGCGACAAAATCACCGTAGGTCCCCCCTACTTCAACACCGTCATGGTACCCATTGGCCTGCTCCTGCTCGTACTCACGGGCATAGGACCGCTGCTCGCCTGGCGGCGCACCTCGGGCAAAAGCCTGAGAAAACACTTCACGGGATCGAGCATCATGGGACTGATCTGCGGCATCGTCGCCATCGCCCTCGGCGTACGCGACATCTACGCCATCATCTCCTTCCTCTTCTGCGGCTTTGTCACAGGCACCATCATCACCGAATTTCACCGCGGCGCGCGCGCGCGCGGCAGCAGCTCTGGCGAATCCTATCTCCGTGCAATCGTCAACCTCACCCGGCGAAATCGCCGCCGATACGGCGGTTACATCATCCACTTTGGCGTGGTCCTGCTCTTCATCGGATTCACCGGCAATGCATTCAACAAAGATTCCCAGGTCGAACTCAAATACATGGAATCCACCACAATCGGACCCTACACCCTCACCTATGAAGGCATTACCGAATCCACCAATCCACTCACCGCAGACATCGTGGCCCAACTCGGCGTCTATAAACACGGACAGCGACTGGGCACCATGTGGCCCCACCAAAAAGTCTATTACAAGCGACAAGATCAACAAAGAACCACAGAAGTCGCTATCCGATCCAACCTGCGCGAAGACCTCTACGCGCTCTATCAGGGCGTTAACATGCGAGAGGGCGAAGAAGTCGCCCTCTTTCACCTGTACATCAACCCCCTCGTCATGTGGGTCTGGATAGGCGCGTGGATCATCACAATCGGCACCATCATCGTCATGTGGCCCGACAAACGCGAAAAACAGGCATTGCAAATGCGGGAGGCAATGGCATGAAGCCCGCAATCCTGATCCCAATATTCTTTCTCCTTTTCGCAATCCCCGCCCGCGCCGAAGTAACCCGGGAGCAGATCAAAGAAGTCGGCAAAGAACTCGCCTGCTTGTGCGGCGACTGCCCGCGCAGACCACTGGACGAATGCATCTGCGGATATGCACAACAACAGCACGAACGCATCAAAAAAATGCTGGCCTCCGGTCAAACGCCGCAGGCCATTGTCGATGCTTATATACGTGAATTTGGCCTGGAAATCCTCTCCAAACCGCCAGCCAAAGGCTTCAACCTCACAGCGTGGCTCATGCCACCCCTCGTTCTCCTCATCGGATTCTTCGCCGTACGCAGCGTACTCCGCGCCTGGTCAAAAACAAAAAGTCCCGCCACACCAGCCGCAGAACCCGCGCGCGATGACCCGTACCTCGACCGCCTCGAAAGCGACCTCAAGGAGCGCGAGTAATGATCATTGCCGCTTTTATCCTCATCGCAGCGGGCATCTTGCTCTTCATATTCACACCCCTATTTGACCCCCGCGATACCAGCACCATCAGCCAGATCTCCCGCAGAGAAGCGCGACGCCGCGAACTGATCGAACAGCGCGACATGGTCTATGAAGCCATCCGCGAACTCGACTTTGACCATCGCATGGGAAAAGTCGAAGAAGACGACTACCGGCAAACCCGCGCCCGTTATACCGCGCAGGCCGTAGAACTCATCAAATCCCTCGACAAAGCCTCCAGCCAGGCAGACCGTCCCGCGCCCAAACCGCAGGGAATCTCCGACCAGATAGAAAAAGAAATCGCCGCCATTCGCCGCACCCGAAAAAAACGCGGGTGAAAGGCGTGGAGCATATAGAATAATGCCGAAGTAGGGAATGAGAAAAGGCTACGCCTCGGAAGACGTAGCCTTTATTGTTTGCCAGAAGTTATGAATTAAGTAAACGCGCTGTGTGACTTCAAAAGTGAACAAGTATGTAAATAAACTCATTGTGTTGCGTGTGTTGGGGGATTGATCAATCTGTTGGGAACGCGATTTTCTTTAATATATTTTTTTATTTCCTCTTGATGGTCGTTGTAATAGTTCAGGGCATCAAAAACTTGTCTCAAAGACAAATGTGGAAGGTGGTTTGGAATATTTTCGGGGTTTGTGCCCAAACGCCAGACTTCAACAATCGCCCGAACAGGTGTGCGCGTATTTTTGATAATTGGCTCTCCGCCCAAAATCTGATTATTTGTGCTGATATGGGGATGTTCCCGGACACCCTCGAAATCCCGTTTTGTAGATGACATACTGGGGGCCTCGTTTTGGTTCATTTTTAGAATTACGTACACCCCATTGGCAAGCCCGAGATTTTATACATTGTCAAATGTTTTTGGGATGCAAATTTGTTAGACTGCGTGTGAACCGAGTTCTTCGCGAATGACTTTGCGCAGTGTTTGTTCCAATGCGCCATTGTTAGCCTGGATGTGTTCTCTGAGGGCCTGGTTCACAAGCGTCTGATAATTTCCGCCCCCTGCTTCGTGAACCTGTCTCTTAAACCAATTCAGAATGTCTGTATCAAGGCGGATGGTGATGCGCGTCTTGCCGGGTGACGGCTGAACGACAGAGCCTTGTTGGGCGGTCTCAAAATGATGTTCTTTTTTGCTCATATATTCTCCTTTCCCGACGCGTTGCGGGACGAGCGGAAATTAAACGGATGTCTTCATTTCGATATGTATAAACGACAACCAAAATGCGTCCAAAGAAATCGGTGCCAAGAGTGACAAATCGTTGCTCACCCGATTCAATCTCTTCTTTCAAGGTCAATGCCCAGATATCCTCAAATACGCCTACTGAGTCAGCGAAATCAACACTATGTGTAAGGAAATTAGATTCTGCTTTTTCTGGATCCCATTGATAATTCCTGAAACAAATGTATGCACAAATGATGCACACGTCAAGGTTATTTGCAAAAGGGCTTGTGGCTAATGGAAAGACGAGAATTTAGAGCAGTTTGAAAGCGTGGCTGCGTCAATGTGTTGACGCAATGAGAAAAGGCTACGCCTCGGAAGACGTAGCCGTTGTTGTTTATCAGAAGTTATAGATTACGCAAGAATCATCCCAGCAGCCACCTGGTCAAGCGGTACATATCTTTCACCTGACCGCCCATTCATCGCTCAAAATGTACACGATATTGTTCTGCACCAAACGGGCGAACCACAAATTCAGGTTGTAAAAAAGGGCACAATACAGCATATTGAAGACATAAATAAGGGTATTTAAGTACTCTCTATACTATTTGTCGTGCGATGCTGTGACATTGGCCTGATATTTGCTTTGGATTCTGACAGTTGCGTGTATTCCAAAAAGACGCTAACCTTCAGATCCGGGGCATCTCTTATGGCAGATATTGACATCATCTCCAAATACCTCATTCAACACTATCCCGACCACTTCGCACATTTTGCCCTCGCACGAGACGACATCGAGGTAATTGAAGTCATTGACACGGAGCAACTCACAGTTGAAGCGCGACAGGCCGATAGCTTCATCCGCGTGAGAATCGGCGACGAAGAGGCGTTGGTACATAACGAGTTTCAAACTACCGACAGCACCAATCCGCCTATGCCGCGCCGCATGGCAGGGTATATCGGACGCGCCATTGAGCATCACGGTCTGCCGATCTATTCCAATGTCATCTACCTGCGACCCAATGCTGGGCAGCGCGATCCTGGATTCTATGAGCAAGCCCAGCTTGGCTATCGCGTGGTGATTCAGTACAATGTGATTCGGCTGATCGAAATAGAAGGCCAACGCATCCTAAATACGGGGCATTCGGGTCTGATTCCTTTCACGCCATTGATGAAGCCACCTGAAGGAATGGCTTCGGAAGCCTGGTTGCATCAGTGTATTCACACGGCTCAGACGAGCCGCATAGAACGGACGCGCAAGGCCAATTATCTGGCATGCATGGCGACCTTAAGCGAGTTGGTGTATGAATCTGAAACGATTTCTGAAATCATTATGAAGGAGGGTCTCATGGATCTGATCCGCGAATCATCCCTTATTCAATACTTTAAGCGAGAAGGCATAGAGCAAGGTATTGAGCAAGGTATTGAGCAAGGTATTGAGCAGGGAGGCAGGCAACGTGCCATTGAAGATCTTCTCGATGTGTTGGAGATCCGATTTGATATGCCCGAGACACACCCCCTATTCACCCGCATTGCCGTCATAGACGATTTGCAACGCCTCAAGCAGTTGCACCGTGCGGCGATACAGGTGCCCAATCTCGAGGCATTTCAGCGCATATTAGATGCGTGACTTGAAACGCGAGAACAAAATGCAACCATTTATATCCCTCATCGCATTCCTCACACTTCTTATCACCACCCCTACCTTCGCGCTTACGGGTCGCGTCATCAACCAGACCCTCAACCGTCCTGAACCCGATGTCGAAGTCTCGTACATCCTCCATGAGACTGGAGACGTCACTGTAATGCGCGACACCACCGACAGCAAAGGTCAATTCATCCTCGACGTTCCCTCAGACCCGGGCGCCGAACCACCGCCCATGCTATTTGCCCGATACAACGGCATAGACTACCCGGGCAACCCGGCACCTGCGGGCGACACCGTTGACATCCCCGTATTTGAAACCACGGAATCCGACACCGCCATATCCCTATCTTCACACCACATCCTCCTCGATGCCCAGGCTGGCACAGTCACATATATTTTCATCGTACACAACCACGGCGACCGCACCTACCTCACGGGCGGCGACCACGGTCACGGCCTGGAAATACCCCTGCCCGACGGCGTAACCGACTTCATCCGCGCACCGCAAGGCGTACACCTGCACGGCACATTGCTCGTAGATCCACGCCCCATCATCCCCGGAAATAGCCAGACCTTCTTCACATTTGCCATACCCCCATCCAACCGCATCACACAACGCATCACCTATCCCACTGCGGGCATGGACTTGTTCGTCCAGCCGGCCGATACCCCCGTCTCCACAACAGTACTTCGAGACCTCGGCGGCATAACCCTGGGCGACCATGTCTTTCAGCGCTTTGGCGCCGAACAACTCGCGCCTGGCACACAGATCGACATCGCACTCTCATCACCCGAGACCACATTCGCATTCAATTCGCAAACCCCAATATGGATCGCCGTAGCCAGTGTGGTCGCACTCGCAATCCTCGTCCTGTACATGCGCACGCTCAAAACAACGCCCAATCGTCGCACAATACTCCTCGAACAAATCGCCGACCTCGACGAGCGATATGAAAACGGCAACCTCTCAGAACCCGATTACAAAAACAGGCGCAATGCCCTCAAAGCCGAAGTCATTGATCTATCAGATAGCAACTAATGAACACATCGGCCATCATCATACAGAACACAACCCGCCGTTTTGGTCATATCACGGCCCTGCAAGATATAAACCTCACCGTACCAACGGGATGTATTTTTGCACTCTTTGGCCCAAACGGAGCTGGTAAAACAACCCTGTTGCGCCTCATCGCCACACTATCAAAACCATCATCGGGCGACATCTGGGTCAGCGGTATAAACACCCGGCGCAATCCGCAGGAAATACGCAAAAACATCGGCTTCATCTCGCATCAAACCATGCTCTACGACGACCTCACAGCGCGAGAAAATCTCGCATTCTACGGACGCATGTACGGCCTTCAAAACCTCAATACCCGCATTGAAGAAATCCTCCTCACCGTTGGTCTGAAAAACCGCCAGCGCGACCGGATACACAAATACTCACGGGGCATGAAGCAGCGACTGGCCATAGCCCGGGCCATCTTTCACCACCCATCGATCCTCTTGCTCGACGAACCCTTCACCGGCCTCGACACATCGGCTCAGTCGGTATTATCCAGCATAATCACCGACCTCAAAGCAGAAGGACGCACCATCTTCCTCGTCACACACGACCTCGCGCGGGGCCTCGCGCTCGCAGACCACTTTGGCATCCTCTACCAGGGCCAATTGGTACACGAAGCATCGACAAAAGACATCCGTGATTCCGAATTGCAAACCCTCTACGAAAACAAAACCACCCTTTGAAAATGCCTCTTTTCTTTACACAAACCCTCGCCATTCTCCAAAAAGACCTCAAAACCGAATGGCGCACCAGAGAACGCCT is a window from the Gemmatimonadota bacterium genome containing:
- a CDS encoding septum formation inhibitor Maf, with translation MRHLITILFTIIFLAPTHAEVKPWDDAFKKQWYAGLAEITRYELKQAQYRDIYDGDAVLIFVTENFLTDKHVKHERGDGPSTSVLKLNAMRQFTTGLYPYSIMTSVFTPVAPDQTRTLKVTSTAQEWCGHTFAQINHRNGEYKATLRSYFQSDGDRDLTLPGAILEDEIWTRIRLTPDRLPTGEIQIIPGMLFQRLTHTLPDVQTANAELTADDETSVYTLAYTSIGRKLAITFEKNYPHAILGWEESTQRRGRWTTTTARKTHATMIDYWNKNKVEDIAYRAQLGLK
- a CDS encoding DUF433 domain-containing protein; its protein translation is MSSTKRDFEGVREHPHISTNNQILGGEPIIKNTRTPVRAIVEVWRLGTNPENIPNHLPHLSLRQVFDALNYYNDHQEEIKKYIKENRVPNRLINPPTHATQ
- a CDS encoding cytochrome c maturation protein CcmE, with amino-acid sequence MTTKKIKFIAGFAVIIASLLTMIVYSSEKMSLYYLTVSELQARETEFANTRFKLAGKVIPGSIISRDGNRTVEFEIADLIDQDPSASKRTIRYSGVVPDTFREEADVVLEGKIGPNGIFVADDMLAKCPSKYESQSYEEIKASYK
- a CDS encoding cytochrome c-type biogenesis protein CcmH codes for the protein MKPAILIPIFFLLFAIPARAEVTREQIKEVGKELACLCGDCPRRPLDECICGYAQQQHERIKKMLASGQTPQAIVDAYIREFGLEILSKPPAKGFNLTAWLMPPLVLLIGFFAVRSVLRAWSKTKSPATPAAEPARDDPYLDRLESDLKERE
- a CDS encoding ABC transporter ATP-binding protein — its product is MNTSAIIIQNTTRRFGHITALQDINLTVPTGCIFALFGPNGAGKTTLLRLIATLSKPSSGDIWVSGINTRRNPQEIRKNIGFISHQTMLYDDLTARENLAFYGRMYGLQNLNTRIEEILLTVGLKNRQRDRIHKYSRGMKQRLAIARAIFHHPSILLLDEPFTGLDTSAQSVLSSIITDLKAEGRTIFLVTHDLARGLALADHFGILYQGQLVHEASTKDIRDSELQTLYENKTTL
- a CDS encoding heme lyase CcmF/NrfE family subunit produces the protein MLPQLGNFLLYLALFTSAYAVIAAILAAKTRRMGLILSTERAVLTGFVLCLSAMAILEVLFLTDRFDIYYIATHSSRDLPTGYKFTAVWSGMQGSLLLWALILSGFIFFAVIKTRAFRGPLASYATAIMSFTLTFFLALICIHENPFVTMPRALPDGTGMNPLLVHPVMAIHPPMLYHGYVGFTVPFAFAMAALLSRQIDEEWIRTTRRWTLLAWFFLGTGQLLGGKWAYVVLGWGGYWGWDPVENAALLPWLTGTAFLHSVMIQEKKGMLKIWNMVLIIATYTLCIYGTFLTRSGVVSSVHAFAQSPIGPWFGVLVVLIVIFSSLLLVSRLDLLKTRTQYESPISREGGFLLNNLLFLTATFAVFWGVMFPVISEAVTGDKITVGPPYFNTVMVPIGLLLLVLTGIGPLLAWRRTSGKSLRKHFTGSSIMGLICGIVAIALGVRDIYAIISFLFCGFVTGTIITEFHRGARARGSSSGESYLRAIVNLTRRNRRRYGGYIIHFGVVLLFIGFTGNAFNKDSQVELKYMESTTIGPYTLTYEGITESTNPLTADIVAQLGVYKHGQRLGTMWPHQKVYYKRQDQQRTTEVAIRSNLREDLYALYQGVNMREGEEVALFHLYINPLVMWVWIGAWIITIGTIIVMWPDKREKQALQMREAMA
- a CDS encoding BrnA antitoxin family protein, which gives rise to MSKKEHHFETAQQGSVVQPSPGKTRITIRLDTDILNWFKRQVHEAGGGNYQTLVNQALREHIQANNGALEQTLRKVIREELGSHAV
- a CDS encoding BrnT family toxin; its protein translation is MCFRNYQWDPEKAESNFLTHSVDFADSVGVFEDIWALTLKEEIESGEQRFVTLGTDFFGRILVVVYTYRNEDIRLISARPATRRERRIYEQKRTSF